From the genome of Flavobacterium ovatum, one region includes:
- the pyk gene encoding pyruvate kinase, producing MSTNKKTKIVATLGPACSTREIIKDMIDAGVNVFRINFSHADYEGVKEKINIIRSLNEEFGYSTAILGDLQGPKLRVGIMEDGIVVNDGDLITFTTAEEVIGTASRVFMKYKNFPNDVNEGERILLDDGKLIFEIVSTDKKTEVVAKVIQGGELKSKKGVNLPNTKISLPALTEKDIADAIFAIGQKVDWIALSFVKTPQDLKDLQDLIAEHSDVKIPIIAKIEMPEALENMDKIVAYCDALMVARGDLGVELPAHEVPLVQKDLIRRAKMARIPVIVATQMMETMITSLTPTRAEVNDVANSVMDGADAVMLSGETAAGNYPVQVIQKMTQIIEAVENSPLIQVPQNTAQIRTKRFITKTICRQAALIANTIGAKAICTMTNSGYTAFQVSAWRPNAHILVFTPNKRILTQLSLLWGVRTFFYDKDNSTDDTVTDVNNIVKASGLVETGDFLINLAAMPIKEKGMVNTLRVSEIE from the coding sequence ATGAGTACAAACAAAAAAACCAAAATTGTAGCCACACTTGGACCGGCTTGTAGCACAAGAGAGATTATCAAAGATATGATTGATGCTGGGGTAAATGTCTTCAGAATTAATTTTTCTCATGCTGATTATGAAGGTGTAAAAGAAAAAATAAACATAATCAGAAGTCTTAATGAAGAGTTTGGTTATTCAACTGCAATTTTAGGAGATCTACAAGGACCTAAACTTCGCGTAGGAATTATGGAAGACGGCATAGTAGTAAACGATGGTGATTTAATCACTTTCACTACTGCTGAAGAAGTTATAGGAACTGCAAGTAGAGTTTTTATGAAATATAAAAATTTCCCTAATGATGTAAATGAAGGAGAAAGAATATTACTTGATGACGGTAAATTAATTTTTGAAATTGTTTCAACAGACAAGAAAACAGAAGTTGTTGCTAAAGTTATACAAGGTGGAGAATTGAAATCTAAAAAAGGGGTTAACCTTCCTAATACTAAAATTTCACTTCCTGCATTGACAGAAAAAGATATTGCTGATGCTATTTTTGCAATTGGTCAAAAAGTGGATTGGATCGCGCTTTCTTTTGTGAAAACGCCACAAGATTTAAAAGACTTGCAAGATTTAATTGCTGAACATTCAGATGTTAAGATTCCGATTATTGCTAAAATCGAGATGCCAGAAGCACTTGAAAACATGGACAAAATTGTAGCTTACTGTGATGCCTTAATGGTAGCGCGTGGAGACCTAGGAGTTGAACTTCCTGCTCATGAGGTACCATTAGTACAAAAAGACTTAATCCGTAGAGCTAAAATGGCTCGTATTCCTGTAATTGTAGCAACACAAATGATGGAAACAATGATCACAAGTTTAACTCCTACAAGAGCTGAAGTAAATGACGTTGCTAACTCTGTAATGGATGGTGCTGATGCAGTAATGCTTTCTGGAGAAACTGCTGCTGGAAATTACCCAGTACAAGTTATTCAAAAAATGACACAAATCATTGAAGCAGTAGAGAACTCTCCACTAATTCAAGTTCCACAAAACACTGCACAAATTAGAACAAAACGTTTTATTACTAAAACGATTTGTCGTCAGGCGGCTCTTATTGCTAATACTATTGGCGCTAAAGCAATTTGCACAATGACAAACAGTGGCTACACTGCTTTCCAAGTTTCTGCTTGGAGACCAAATGCTCACATTTTAGTATTTACTCCTAACAAAAGAATCTTAACTCAATTGAGTTTATTGTGGGGAGTTAGAACATTCTTCTATGATAAAGATAATAGTACTGATGATACCGTTACTGATGTAAACAACATCGTAAAAGCATCTGGTCTTGTTGAAACTGGAGATTTCTTAATCAACCTTGCAGCAATGCCAATCAAAGAAAAAGGTATGGTTAATACTTTAAGAGTTTCTGAAATAGAATAA
- a CDS encoding IPExxxVDY family protein, which translates to MAIHKLDIGEFDEIDYYLIAIHTSLEDYRLAYFINQKLPINLGKSKDEVHIKIKGGETQFSRFYYDDTENSVAWDLIQNTNEVFQQNRETTNNLFSDSTIEMATKVYLLPELKKVDYFLKIENSNDTIDVSKIKQILNTIDEISTAYAVETDQIKSKNNLIF; encoded by the coding sequence ATGGCTATTCATAAATTAGATATCGGTGAATTTGACGAAATAGATTATTATCTAATTGCGATACATACATCATTAGAAGATTATAGATTAGCCTATTTCATTAATCAAAAATTGCCTATCAATTTAGGCAAAAGTAAAGATGAAGTTCATATAAAGATAAAAGGAGGAGAGACACAGTTCTCTAGATTTTATTATGATGATACTGAGAATAGTGTTGCATGGGATTTGATACAAAATACAAATGAAGTTTTTCAACAGAATCGAGAAACTACAAATAATTTGTTTTCAGATTCAACTATTGAAATGGCAACCAAAGTCTATTTACTTCCTGAATTGAAAAAGGTAGATTATTTTTTAAAAATCGAAAACTCAAATGATACTATTGATGTATCCAAAATAAAACAAATATTAAATACAATTGATGAAATTTCCACGGCCTATGCTGTAGAAACTGATCAAATAAAATCAAAAAACAATTTAATTTTCTAA
- a CDS encoding chondroitinase-B domain-containing protein — MKRILLLVLHFFILLLSLSANAQLVSTKTELTTAISTASAGAIIILADGVWSDTYININKTGTAAKPIIIKAQTPGQVFFEGNSRVAMGGAYITFQGVVFRNPSNLVATSITIEPVIKFRDASSNTCSNCTVTNVKIDAYNGTTAQSATTTLVYKWILLYGQYNEISYCSFIGKNGIGSTINDNRDVNAPNYTKIHHNYFADRTFVGNYVDQYNDQDAIRIGNSSTSLYDSFTEVYDNLFSNWFGEIEVISNKSCNNKYYNNTFSNYSGSLTLRHGNNCEVYGNYFLANNQLFSGGIRVLGENHKIYNNYIENVNSIKSTAAGGGTSSNLGGINLIGGISTSVGGANLSGYYQVKNIMITNNTFVNGDYGIRLGGGSNTLPALNMVAANNLFLMPTSTKKAVEEIIAADSSSPYTFTGNIKQSGTWTLNGNLTSNQTVSSGLLASDTDFYRIPLGSTAIDAGIGTYSFLTKDILDGIRPSLFDAGAEEFGAGGVRVPYKVSDVGIKVGFGASATLGVFCHKVSTQNLSLYPIPVQGEYLNVSFGENNLGKIQIIDMQSKVALETVVNGTNGKIDVSALPKGVYSLKVQGISELFIK, encoded by the coding sequence ACTGCGAGTGCAGGAGCAATAATTATTCTGGCTGACGGTGTTTGGTCTGATACCTATATTAATATTAATAAAACTGGAACAGCTGCGAAACCCATAATAATTAAAGCACAAACCCCAGGTCAAGTATTTTTTGAAGGAAACTCTAGAGTCGCAATGGGTGGTGCTTACATTACATTTCAGGGAGTTGTTTTTAGAAACCCATCTAATTTGGTTGCCACTAGTATTACTATTGAACCTGTTATCAAATTTAGAGACGCCAGTTCCAATACCTGTAGTAATTGTACTGTCACAAATGTTAAAATAGATGCCTATAACGGTACAACTGCTCAGTCTGCCACTACTACCCTTGTCTATAAATGGATTTTGCTTTATGGACAATATAACGAAATAAGTTATTGCTCATTTATAGGGAAAAATGGAATAGGTAGCACTATTAATGACAATAGAGATGTTAATGCGCCAAATTACACCAAAATTCATCACAATTATTTTGCCGATAGAACATTTGTAGGGAATTATGTAGATCAATATAATGATCAAGATGCCATCCGTATAGGGAATAGTAGTACTTCGCTATATGATTCGTTTACCGAAGTTTATGATAATTTGTTCAGTAATTGGTTTGGGGAAATTGAAGTAATTTCGAATAAAAGCTGTAACAACAAATACTATAACAATACTTTTAGTAATTATAGCGGTTCTTTGACCCTTAGACATGGCAATAATTGTGAAGTCTATGGCAATTATTTCTTAGCCAATAACCAATTATTTTCTGGAGGAATTAGAGTATTAGGCGAAAATCATAAGATATATAATAATTATATAGAAAATGTAAATTCGATCAAATCAACTGCTGCTGGCGGAGGAACTTCTTCTAATTTGGGTGGGATTAATTTAATTGGCGGAATTTCTACTTCAGTAGGTGGTGCAAATCTAAGTGGTTATTACCAAGTGAAAAATATAATGATTACTAATAATACATTTGTAAATGGAGATTATGGTATTAGACTTGGGGGTGGTTCTAATACGTTACCGGCATTAAACATGGTTGCTGCTAATAATCTGTTTTTAATGCCTACTTCTACTAAGAAAGCAGTTGAAGAAATTATAGCGGCAGACTCTTCTTCTCCTTATACCTTTACAGGAAATATTAAACAATCCGGCACTTGGACCCTGAATGGTAATCTGACAAGTAATCAAACTGTTTCTTCAGGACTTTTGGCTAGCGATACTGATTTTTATAGAATACCATTAGGGAGTACTGCAATTGATGCTGGAATAGGAACTTATAGTTTTCTAACAAAAGATATTTTGGATGGAATTCGACCTTCACTTTTTGACGCAGGAGCTGAAGAATTTGGAGCTGGTGGAGTCAGAGTGCCTTATAAGGTAAGCGATGTTGGTATAAAAGTAGGTTTTGGAGCCTCCGCAACTTTAGGCGTTTTTTGCCACAAAGTCTCTACTCAAAATCTTTCGCTTTACCCAATTCCTGTTCAAGGCGAGTACTTGAATGTTTCTTTTGGAGAAAATAATTTAGGTAAAATACAAATCATAGACATGCAAAGTAAAGTTGCTTTGGAAACTGTCGTTAATGGAACTAATGGGAAAATTGATGTTAGTGCTTTGCCAAAAGGAGTGTACTCTTTGAAGGTTCAAGGTATTAGTGAGCTTTTTATTAAATAA
- the fabF gene encoding beta-ketoacyl-ACP synthase II: MELRRVVVTGLGALTPIGNTVEEFWNSLINGVSGAAPITYFDASKFKTKFACELKNFNVEDFIDRKEARKMDRYAQYAVVSSEEAMKDANFDMDKIDKDRAGVIWGSGIGGLETFQIEVLNFAAGDGTPKFNPFFIPKMIGDIACGHISIKYGFRGPNFGTVSACASSTNAIIDAFNYIRLGHADIMVTGGSEAAVTIAGMGGFNAMHALSTRNDDPKTASRPMDKDRDGFILGEGAGALILEEYEHAIARGATIYCEVGGGGMSADAHHITAPHPEGIGARNVMLNCLRDAGLKPTDVDGVNMHGTSTPLGDLAESKAILQVFGDHAYTMNLNSTKSMTGHLLGAAGAIETISTILSMKYGIVPPTINHFTDDENIDPKLNFTFNTPQKRDMKVVMSNTFGFGGHNACVLMKKLEL; the protein is encoded by the coding sequence ATGGAATTAAGGCGAGTTGTTGTTACAGGTTTGGGTGCTCTTACTCCTATAGGAAATACCGTTGAAGAGTTTTGGAATTCACTCATTAATGGGGTTAGCGGTGCTGCTCCTATCACTTATTTTGATGCTTCAAAATTTAAAACCAAATTTGCATGTGAGTTGAAAAACTTTAATGTAGAAGATTTTATTGACCGTAAAGAGGCTAGAAAAATGGACCGTTACGCACAATATGCTGTTGTTTCATCAGAGGAAGCAATGAAGGATGCTAACTTTGATATGGACAAAATCGACAAAGACCGCGCTGGAGTAATCTGGGGATCAGGAATTGGTGGATTAGAAACTTTTCAAATCGAAGTATTAAACTTTGCTGCTGGTGATGGTACTCCAAAATTCAACCCATTCTTTATCCCAAAAATGATTGGCGATATTGCTTGTGGTCATATTTCAATCAAATATGGTTTTAGAGGACCTAACTTCGGTACTGTTTCTGCTTGTGCTTCTTCCACTAATGCTATCATTGATGCTTTCAACTACATTCGTTTGGGACATGCAGATATTATGGTAACTGGAGGATCTGAAGCAGCTGTAACTATTGCAGGTATGGGAGGTTTTAATGCCATGCACGCTTTATCAACTAGAAATGATGATCCAAAAACCGCTTCAAGGCCAATGGATAAAGACAGAGATGGATTTATTTTAGGTGAAGGAGCTGGAGCTTTGATCTTAGAAGAATACGAACATGCTATTGCTCGTGGCGCAACTATCTATTGTGAAGTAGGTGGTGGTGGAATGTCTGCAGATGCACATCATATTACAGCACCACACCCAGAAGGCATAGGGGCTAGAAACGTAATGTTAAACTGTTTGAGAGATGCAGGTTTAAAACCAACTGATGTTGACGGTGTTAATATGCACGGAACTTCAACTCCTCTTGGAGATTTAGCCGAGTCTAAAGCTATCTTACAAGTATTTGGAGATCATGCTTATACCATGAACTTAAATTCAACCAAATCAATGACTGGTCACCTACTAGGTGCTGCCGGAGCTATTGAAACCATATCAACAATTCTTTCTATGAAATACGGAATTGTACCTCCAACTATTAATCATTTTACAGATGATGAAAATATTGATCCAAAATTAAATTTCACTTTTAATACTCCTCAAAAAAGAGATATGAAAGTGGTAATGAGCAACACTTTTGGTTTTGGTGGACACAATGCTTGTGTTTTGATGAAAAAATTAGAATTGTAA
- the rnc gene encoding ribonuclease III produces the protein MSIFKKIFTKSRRSNEDGIFFDAIEKILGFTPKNIEHYQKAFTHRSVNKVTPNGNPINYERLEFLGDAMLSAVIAGHLFNKAPLGDEGYLTKMRSKIVSREHLNELGKDLNLIKFVQSKVPINHFGENIHGNIFESLIGAIYLDKGYVYCEKFIQKRVIIPYVDISRLEGKVISYKSLVIEWCQKEKKIFHYDIFEDNGIDGQRLFGVKLSIDDKVIAKARATSKKKAEEKASQRAYFAFQTQIDKK, from the coding sequence ATGAGTATATTCAAAAAAATATTTACAAAATCCCGTCGTTCTAACGAAGACGGGATTTTTTTTGATGCCATCGAAAAAATATTAGGATTTACACCTAAAAACATTGAACATTATCAAAAAGCGTTCACGCATCGTTCGGTCAACAAAGTAACTCCAAACGGAAATCCGATTAACTATGAACGATTAGAGTTCTTGGGTGACGCTATGTTAAGTGCTGTAATTGCTGGACATTTATTCAACAAAGCTCCTTTGGGAGACGAAGGATACCTAACTAAAATGCGCTCAAAAATAGTTAGTAGAGAACATCTGAACGAATTAGGTAAAGATTTGAATTTAATTAAGTTTGTTCAAAGTAAAGTACCCATCAACCATTTTGGCGAAAATATCCATGGAAATATTTTCGAATCATTGATTGGAGCTATATATCTAGACAAAGGATATGTTTACTGTGAGAAATTTATTCAAAAAAGAGTTATCATACCCTATGTTGATATTTCACGATTAGAAGGGAAAGTAATCAGCTACAAAAGCTTAGTAATTGAATGGTGTCAGAAAGAAAAGAAAATTTTTCACTATGATATATTTGAAGATAATGGAATAGATGGACAACGACTTTTTGGAGTAAAATTAAGCATTGACGACAAGGTGATAGCCAAAGCCAGAGCCACCTCAAAAAAGAAGGCCGAGGAAAAAGCTTCTCAACGTGCCTACTTCGCTTTTCAAACTCAAATAGACAAAAAGTAG